The sequence below is a genomic window from Bacillota bacterium.
CTAAAGACCGGCGAAGGAGGCCATTAGACAATGCCACGTGTAAAAAGCGCCGTAGTGGCCAGAAAACGGCACAAGAAAGTGTTAAAGCTCGCCAAGGGTTACTGGGGAGCGAAGAGTAAGCTTTATCGAGTAGCGAACCAGCAGGTGATGCGCTCCCTGCTGTACGCCTACCGGGACCGGCGCGCCAAGAAACGCGATTTCCGCCGGCTGTGGATC
It includes:
- the rplT gene encoding 50S ribosomal protein L20; its protein translation is MPRVKSAVVARKRHKKVLKLAKGYWGAKSKLYRVANQQVMRSLLYAYRDRRAKKRDFRRLWITRINAAARLNGMSYNRFIEGLRRAGVEINRKVLAELAVKDQAAFGQLVQMAKSQLESK